The following proteins come from a genomic window of Pirellula staleyi DSM 6068:
- a CDS encoding sulfatase-like hydrolase/transferase encodes MRREGEWELRGLLSWGLAGCLWLVAVLVAGEAFADDAARQPNVVVVFIDDLGWGDFSCFGNKEGATPHIDRMAAEGIRFSQFYVSSPICSPSRCSLTTGQYPQRWKITSFLNSRADNARRGVANWLDPEAPTMARILQQHGYRTGHFGKWHLGGQRDVDDAPAIAKYGFDASLTNFEGMGAKLLPLTLKPGDSVPGKIWSDAERLGAPVTWMQRSKITGGFVDGAIAFIDAATRDGKPFYVNVWPDDVHSPFWPPVETWGENKRELYLAVLEAMDLQLGKLFDHLRSRDELRENTIVLICSDNGPEAGAGSAGPFRGGKTELFEGGIRSPLIVWSPALVAAEQRGKANETAVLSTLDLLPSLAKLAGAPLPADVQFDGEECSATLLGRGNESRTAPLFWRRPPDRKTAGAKGRRVLPDLAMREGKWKLLCDYDGAGALLYDLESDRGETKNLAQQHPDRTKAMQAKLLAWHSSMPADRGPELGQETLESLRKTAK; translated from the coding sequence ATGCGTCGAGAGGGGGAATGGGAACTGCGGGGGTTGCTGAGCTGGGGGCTGGCTGGTTGTTTGTGGCTGGTGGCTGTTTTGGTGGCAGGGGAAGCGTTTGCAGACGATGCGGCGCGACAGCCGAATGTGGTGGTGGTGTTTATTGATGATCTGGGGTGGGGAGATTTTTCGTGCTTCGGGAACAAAGAGGGGGCGACTCCGCATATCGATCGGATGGCGGCGGAAGGGATTCGTTTTTCGCAGTTTTATGTCAGTTCGCCGATCTGCTCGCCGTCGCGCTGCTCGCTGACAACCGGCCAATATCCGCAGCGCTGGAAAATCACGTCGTTCCTGAACAGCCGCGCTGATAACGCGCGGCGCGGTGTCGCCAACTGGCTCGATCCCGAAGCGCCGACGATGGCGCGGATCCTTCAGCAGCACGGCTATCGGACGGGCCATTTTGGCAAATGGCATCTGGGGGGACAGCGTGATGTCGACGATGCCCCGGCGATTGCGAAGTATGGCTTCGACGCGTCGCTCACGAATTTCGAAGGGATGGGGGCCAAGCTGTTGCCGCTCACGCTGAAGCCTGGGGATAGTGTGCCGGGCAAAATCTGGAGTGATGCCGAGCGGCTCGGCGCGCCGGTGACCTGGATGCAGCGGTCGAAGATCACGGGGGGCTTTGTCGATGGGGCGATCGCGTTTATCGATGCCGCCACTCGCGATGGGAAGCCGTTCTACGTCAATGTTTGGCCCGACGATGTACATAGCCCTTTCTGGCCCCCGGTGGAAACTTGGGGAGAGAACAAACGCGAGCTGTATCTAGCGGTGCTCGAGGCGATGGACCTGCAACTCGGGAAGTTGTTTGACCATCTGCGTTCGCGCGATGAGCTGCGCGAGAACACCATCGTGCTGATTTGCAGCGACAATGGCCCGGAAGCTGGCGCCGGAAGTGCCGGGCCGTTTCGAGGTGGCAAAACAGAGTTGTTTGAAGGGGGAATTCGCTCGCCGCTGATTGTTTGGAGCCCCGCGCTGGTGGCGGCTGAGCAGCGTGGCAAGGCCAACGAAACAGCAGTCCTCTCGACGCTCGATCTGCTCCCCTCGCTGGCCAAGCTCGCTGGGGCACCGCTGCCGGCCGACGTGCAGTTCGATGGCGAAGAGTGCTCGGCAACGCTGCTCGGTCGCGGTAATGAGTCGCGCACAGCGCCCCTGTTTTGGCGACGTCCACCCGATCGCAAAACAGCCGGGGCGAAAGGTCGGCGGGTGCTGCCCGATCTCGCCATGCGCGAGGGGAAGTGGAAGCTGTTATGCGATTACGACGGCGCAGGTGCGCTGCTGTATGACCTCGAAAGCGATCGAGGAGAAACCAAAAATCTGGCCCAGCAGCATCCCGATCGCACCAAGGCGATGCAGGCCAAACTCCTGGCGTGGCATAGCTCGATGCCTGCCGATCGTGGCCCCGAGCTGGGGCAAGAGACGCTCGAGTCGCTACGAAAAACAGCGAAATAA
- a CDS encoding DoxX family protein, translating into MNTQVILLWIGRVLTVLLSAMLIFSAIMKFVGGPDLEEGMAKFGLPMSIVVPLGIVELTCVILYLCPPTAMIGAILLTGYMGGAMLTHLRINDSIVIHIVLAILIWVALYLREPRLWKLMPIRTDLFPK; encoded by the coding sequence ATGAACACGCAAGTGATACTGCTTTGGATTGGTCGGGTCTTAACCGTGCTGTTGTCGGCGATGCTGATTTTCAGCGCTATCATGAAATTTGTCGGTGGGCCTGATCTCGAAGAGGGGATGGCCAAGTTCGGCTTGCCGATGAGCATTGTGGTGCCGCTCGGGATCGTCGAGCTGACCTGCGTGATCCTCTACCTCTGCCCACCGACGGCGATGATCGGCGCGATCTTGCTGACTGGATATATGGGGGGCGCGATGCTGACCCATCTGCGCATCAACGACTCGATTGTGATCCACATTGTGCTCGCCATTTTGATTTGGGTCGCCCTCTATCTCCGCGAACCAAGACTCTGGAAGCTGATGCCGATTCGAACCGACCTCTTTCCCAAATAG